The Astyanax mexicanus isolate ESR-SI-001 chromosome 7, AstMex3_surface, whole genome shotgun sequence genome has a window encoding:
- the eif3s10 gene encoding eukaryotic translation initiation factor 3 subunit A isoform X1, translating into MPAYFQRPENALKRANEFLEVGKKQPALDVLYDVIKSKKHRTWQKIHEPIMLKYLELCVDLRKSHLAKEGLYQYKNICQQVNIKSLEDVVRAYLKLAEEKTETAKEESQQMVLDIEDLDNIQTPESVLLSAVSGEDTQDRTDRLLLTPWVKFLWESYRQCLDLLRNNSKVERLYHDIAQQAFKFCLQYTRKAEFRKLCDNLRMHLGQIQRHHNQSTAINLNNPESQSMHLETRLVQLDSAISMELWQEAFKAVEDIHGLFALSKKPPKPQLMANYYNKVSTVFWKSGNALFHACTLHRLYHLSREMRKNLTQDEMQRMSTRVLLATLSIPITPERTDIARLLDMDGIIVEKHRRLATLLGLQSPPTRQSLINDMVRFNLLQYVVPEVKELYSWLEVEFHPLKLCGRVTNTLNWVRDQGEKETDLQQYVPHLQNNTILRLLQQVAQIYQSIDFSRLASLVPFVDAFQLERSIVDAARHCDLQVRIDHSSRTLSFGSDLNYSTKEDSPVGPFLQNMPSEQIRNQLTAMSSSLAKAIQVIKPASILQEREEQSQLAIAAYLKNARKEHQRILARRQTIEERKERLESLNIQREKEELEQREAELQKVRKAEEERLRQEAKEREKERIMQEHEQIKKKTVRERLEQIKKTELGAKAFKDIDIEDLEELDPDFIMAKQVEQLEKEKKELQERLKNQEKKIDYFERAKRLEEIPLIKKAYEEQRIKDMELWELQEEERISNMQVEREKALEHKKRMSRMMEDKENFVSKITAARSFIYEEKLKQFEERLVEERKKRLEDRKKQRKEERRNAFYSQKEEEEQRIREEQLKKEREERERLEQEQREEEEREYQERLRKLEEQERKQRARQQEIEERERRKEEERRVPEEKGSKDWGEKEESSSGGGGGGGGGGGGGGGWRRRTEGGGGGGGGGGESEWRRPVGEGKDWRGEGREEPEHEERDTPFRRGGDGPRRGGSDDKGPRRGFEDDRGPRRGGDEDRGPRRAFDDDRGPRRGFDDDRGPRRGFDDDRGPRRGFDDDRGPRRGMDDDRGPRRGFDDDRGPRRGMDDDRGPRRGFDDDRGPRRGMDEPRTPRRGADDDWGPRRGGDDDRGGRRGMDDSGPRRGEDARPWKPSGRPVGGWREREKAREESWGPPRESGGQDEDGDQDGDERGEGHFRDRRPPRDEGVWRRGGTEETNSWRDSSRREDFDREDRRDRRDVRDRRDDRDRDRDREHRPPPRDNEEGGSWRRAGEERREERKEDRDTPPKPREREHERDGEKSTWRTDKEKDNPRRTKNETDDDGWTTVRR; encoded by the exons ATGCCGGCGTATTTCCAGAGACCGGAGAACGCTCTGAAACGAGCTAACG aGTTTCTTGAGGTTGGCAAGAAGCAGCCTGCTTTGGACGTGCTTTACGATGTCATCAAGAGCAAGAAACACCGAACATGGCAGAAGATTCACGAGCCCATTATGCTCAAGTACCTGGAGCTCTGTGTGGACCTGCGGAAGAGCCACCTGGCCAAGGAGGGCCTGTACCAGTACAAGAACATCTGTCAACAG GTGAACATCAAATCTCTGGAGGATGTGGTTCGTGCCTACCTGAAACTGGCAGAGGAGAAGACTGAGACAGCAAAGGAGGAGTCTCAGCAGATGGTGCTGGACATTGAGGACTTGGATAACATTCAGACCCCTGAGAG TGTGCTTCTGAGTGCTGTGAGTGGAGAGGACACTCAGGACCGTACTGACCGCCTGCTGCTCACTCCTTGGGTCAAGTTCCTGTGGGAATCTTACAGACAGTGTCTGGATTTGCTGAGGAACAACTCTAAAGTGGAGCGACTGTACCATGACATCGCTCAGCAAG CTTTCAAGTTCTGCCTGCAGTACACCCGTAAGGCAGAGTTCCGCAAACTGTGTGACAATCTGCGCATGCATCTGGGCCAGATCCAGAGGCATCACAACCAGAGCACAGCCATTAACCTGAACAACCCTGAGAGTCAGTCCATGCACCTGGAGACTCGTCTAGTGCAGCTGGACAGCGCCATCAGCATGGAACTGTGGCAG GAAGCTTTTAAGGCAGTAGAGGACATCCACGGGTTGTTTGCCCTCTCAAAGAAGCCCCCCAAGCCTCAGCTCATGGCCAACTACTATAACAAGGTGTCCACTGTGTTCTGGAAGTCTGGTAATGCTCTGTTCCATGCCTGTACCCTGCACCGGCTCTACCATCTCTCCAGGGAGATGAGGAAGAACCTCACCCAGGATGAGATGCAGAG GATGTCTACACGTGTCCTTTTGGCCACGCTGTCCATTCCCATAACCCCTGAGCGCACTGATATCGCCCGCTTGTTGGATATGGACGGCATCATTGTGGAGAAGCACCGCAGACTAGCCACTTTGCTCGGCCTTCAGTCCCCACCCACTCGCCAGAGTCTCATCAATGATATG GTGAGATTCAACCTTCTCCAGTATGTTGTTCCTGAAGTCAAGGAGCTGTACAGCTGGTTGGAGGTGGAGTTCCATCCACTCAAGCTGTGTGGAAGAGTCACCAAT acACTCAACTGGGTGAGGGATCAGGGCGAGAAAGAGACTGACCTGCAGCAGTATGTTCCTCACCTACAGAACAACACTATTCTCCGACTGCTTCAACAG GTGGCTCAGATATACCAGAGCATTGATTTCAGCAGACTGGCCTCTCTCGTGCCGTTTGTGGATGCCTTCCAGCTGGAGCGTTCCATCGTAGATGCTGCTCGCCACTGCGACCTACAG GTGCGCATTGACCATTCGTCCCGAACACTCAGTTTTGGCTCAGACCTGAACTACTCCACTAAAGAAGATTCACCTGTGGGACCGTTCCTGCAGAACATGCCCTCTGAACAGATTCGTAACCAACTCACTGCCATGTCTTCCTCGCTGGCTAAGGCTATCCAGGTCATCAAACCTGCTTCTATTCTG CAAGAGCGGGAGGAGCAGAGCCAGCTGGCCATCGCCGCCTACCTGAAGAACGCCCGTAAGGAGCACCAGCGCATCCTGGCCCGCCGTCAGACCATCGAGGAGAGAAAGGAGCGCCTGGAGAGCCTGAACAttcagagagagaaggaggagctggagcagcgcgAGGCTGAGCTCCAGAAGGTGCGTAAGGCTGAGGAGGAGCGCCTGCGGCAGGAGgccaaggagagagagaaggagcgcATCATGCAGGAGCACGAGCAGATCAAGAAGAAGACAGTGCGTGAGCGGCTGGAGCAGATCAAGAAGACAGAGCTGGGAGCCAAGGCCTTCAAAGACATCGATATTGAG gaTCTGGAGGAACTGGACCCTGACTTCATCATGGCAAAACAGGTGGAGCAGttggagaaggagaagaaggagttGCAGGAGCGCTTAAAGAATCAGGAGAAGAAG aTTGACTATTTCGAAAGAGCCAAGCGACTTGAGGAAATTCCACTGATTAAGAAAGCCTATGAGGAGCAGCGCATCAAAGACATGGAGCTCTGGGAGCTCCAAGAGGAGGAGAGG ATCAGCAATATGCAAGTGGAGCGCGAAAAGGCTCTGGAACACAAGAAGAGGATGTCCAGGATGATGGAGGACAAGGAGAACTTTGTGTCTAAAATTACAGCTGCGCGAAGCTTCATTTAtgag gaaaaactcaagcagttcgaGGAGCGCTTGGTTGAGGAGAGGAAAAAGCGCCTGGAGGACAGGAAAAAACAGCGCAAAGAGGAGCGAAGAAACGCCTTCTACAgccagaaagaggaggaggaacagAGGATCCGAGAAGAACAGCTGAAGAAAG AGCGCGAGGAGCGTGAGCGCCTGGAGcaggaacagagggaggaagaggagcGCGAGTATCAGGAGCGCCTGCGCAAACTGGAGGAGCAGGAGAGGAAGCAGCGAGCCAGGCAGCAGGAAATCGAGGAGCGTGAACGCCgcaaagaggaggagaggagggtgCCGGAGGAGAAGGGCAGCAAA GACTGGGGTGAGAAAGAAGAAAGCAGCAGTGGTGGCGGCGGTGGCGGTGGCGGCGGCGGTGGTGGCGGCGGAGGATGGAGGAGGCGTACAGAAGGCGGCGGGGGCGGCGGCGGGGGCGGCGGCGAGTCAGAGTGGCGACGCCCTGTTGGTGAAGG GAAGGACTGGCGTGGCGAAGGCCGTGAAGAGCCAGAGCACGAGGAGCGTGATACACCCTTCAGGAGAGGAGGCGACGGACCCCGCCGCGGAGGTTCTGACGACAAAGGCCCCCGTCGTGGTTTTGAAGATGATCGAGGTCCGAGgcgtggtggtgatgaagatcgCGGACCACGTCGAGCCTTTGATGATGACCGTGGGCCCAGGCGAGGCTTCGATGATGACCGTGGGCCCAGGCGAGGCTTCGATGATGATCGTGGACCCAGGCGAGGGTTTGATGACGACCGTGGTCCGAGAAGAGGCATGGATGATGACCGTGGACCCAGGAGAGGCTTTGATGACGACCGGGGCCCGAGGCGTGGTATGGATGATGACCGTGGGCCTAGACGTGGCTTTGACGACGATCGTGGTCCTCGCCGTGGCATGGACGAACCCAGAACCCCAAGACGTGGTGCTGATGATGACTGGGGCCCCAGAAGAGGAGGGGATGATGACCGAGGGGGCCGTAGGGGCATGGATGACTCTGGTCCACGCCGTGGTGAAGACGCCAGACCATGGAAACCTTCAGGTAGACCA GTAGGTGGATGGAGAGAGCGGGAGAAGGCCCGTGAAGAGAGCTGGGGTCCTCCCCGTGAATCTGGAGGTCAGGATGAGGATGGCGATCAAGATGGAGATGAGCGCGGTGAGGGGCATTTCAGAGACCGTCGTCCACCCAG GGATGAAGGAGTCTGGAGGAGGGGAGGCACAGAGGAGACCAACAGCTGGCGTGACTCTTCTCGACGCGAGGACTTCGACAGAGAAGATCGCCGCGACCGTCGTGACGTGAGAGACCGGAGAGACGACCGTGACCGAGATCGTGATCGTGAACACAGGCCTCCCCCAAGAGACAATGAAGAAG GAGGGTCTTGGCGCCGTGCAGGAGAAGAACGGCGTGAAGAACGTAAGGAGGACCGAGATACTCCTCCAAAACCCCGGGAACGTGAGCATGAGCGTGATGGTGAAAAGAGTACCTGGCGCACCGACAAGGAAAAAGACAACCCGCGCCGCACCAAGAACGAGACCGATGACGATGGTTGGACCACGGTCCGCCGCTAG
- the eif3s10 gene encoding eukaryotic translation initiation factor 3 subunit A isoform X2: protein MPAYFQRPENALKRANEFLEVGKKQPALDVLYDVIKSKKHRTWQKIHEPIMLKYLELCVDLRKSHLAKEGLYQYKNICQQVNIKSLEDVVRAYLKLAEEKTETAKEESQQMVLDIEDLDNIQTPESVLLSAVSGEDTQDRTDRLLLTPWVKFLWESYRQCLDLLRNNSKVERLYHDIAQQAFKFCLQYTRKAEFRKLCDNLRMHLGQIQRHHNQSTAINLNNPESQSMHLETRLVQLDSAISMELWQEAFKAVEDIHGLFALSKKPPKPQLMANYYNKVSTVFWKSGNALFHACTLHRLYHLSREMRKNLTQDEMQRMSTRVLLATLSIPITPERTDIARLLDMDGIIVEKHRRLATLLGLQSPPTRQSLINDMVRFNLLQYVVPEVKELYSWLEVEFHPLKLCGRVTNTLNWVRDQGEKETDLQQYVPHLQNNTILRLLQQVAQIYQSIDFSRLASLVPFVDAFQLERSIVDAARHCDLQVRIDHSSRTLSFGSDLNYSTKEDSPVGPFLQNMPSEQIRNQLTAMSSSLAKAIQVIKPASILQEREEQSQLAIAAYLKNARKEHQRILARRQTIEERKERLESLNIQREKEELEQREAELQKVRKAEEERLRQEAKEREKERIMQEHEQIKKKTVRERLEQIKKTELGAKAFKDIDIEDLEELDPDFIMAKQVEQLEKEKKELQERLKNQEKKIDYFERAKRLEEIPLIKKAYEEQRIKDMELWELQEEERISNMQVEREKALEHKKRMSRMMEDKENFVSKITAARSFIYEEKLKQFEERLVEERKKRLEDRKKQRKEERRNAFYSQKEEEEQRIREEQLKKEREERERLEQEQREEEEREYQERLRKLEEQERKQRARQQEIEERERRKEEERRVPEEKGSKDWGEKEESSSGGGGGGGGGGGGGGGWRRRTEGGGGGGGGGGESEWRRPVGEGKDWRGEGREEPEHEERDTPFRRGGDGPRRGGSDDKGPRRGFEDDRGPRRGGDEDRGPRRAFDDDRGPRRGFDDDRGPRRGFDDDRGPRRGFDDDRGPRRGMDDDRGPRRGFDDDRGPRRGMDDDRGPRRGFDDDRGPRRGMDEPRTPRRGADDDWGPRRGGDDDRGGRRGMDDSGPRRGEDARPWKPSGRPGGWREREKAREESWGPPRESGGQDEDGDQDGDERGEGHFRDRRPPRDEGVWRRGGTEETNSWRDSSRREDFDREDRRDRRDVRDRRDDRDRDRDREHRPPPRDNEEGGSWRRAGEERREERKEDRDTPPKPREREHERDGEKSTWRTDKEKDNPRRTKNETDDDGWTTVRR from the exons ATGCCGGCGTATTTCCAGAGACCGGAGAACGCTCTGAAACGAGCTAACG aGTTTCTTGAGGTTGGCAAGAAGCAGCCTGCTTTGGACGTGCTTTACGATGTCATCAAGAGCAAGAAACACCGAACATGGCAGAAGATTCACGAGCCCATTATGCTCAAGTACCTGGAGCTCTGTGTGGACCTGCGGAAGAGCCACCTGGCCAAGGAGGGCCTGTACCAGTACAAGAACATCTGTCAACAG GTGAACATCAAATCTCTGGAGGATGTGGTTCGTGCCTACCTGAAACTGGCAGAGGAGAAGACTGAGACAGCAAAGGAGGAGTCTCAGCAGATGGTGCTGGACATTGAGGACTTGGATAACATTCAGACCCCTGAGAG TGTGCTTCTGAGTGCTGTGAGTGGAGAGGACACTCAGGACCGTACTGACCGCCTGCTGCTCACTCCTTGGGTCAAGTTCCTGTGGGAATCTTACAGACAGTGTCTGGATTTGCTGAGGAACAACTCTAAAGTGGAGCGACTGTACCATGACATCGCTCAGCAAG CTTTCAAGTTCTGCCTGCAGTACACCCGTAAGGCAGAGTTCCGCAAACTGTGTGACAATCTGCGCATGCATCTGGGCCAGATCCAGAGGCATCACAACCAGAGCACAGCCATTAACCTGAACAACCCTGAGAGTCAGTCCATGCACCTGGAGACTCGTCTAGTGCAGCTGGACAGCGCCATCAGCATGGAACTGTGGCAG GAAGCTTTTAAGGCAGTAGAGGACATCCACGGGTTGTTTGCCCTCTCAAAGAAGCCCCCCAAGCCTCAGCTCATGGCCAACTACTATAACAAGGTGTCCACTGTGTTCTGGAAGTCTGGTAATGCTCTGTTCCATGCCTGTACCCTGCACCGGCTCTACCATCTCTCCAGGGAGATGAGGAAGAACCTCACCCAGGATGAGATGCAGAG GATGTCTACACGTGTCCTTTTGGCCACGCTGTCCATTCCCATAACCCCTGAGCGCACTGATATCGCCCGCTTGTTGGATATGGACGGCATCATTGTGGAGAAGCACCGCAGACTAGCCACTTTGCTCGGCCTTCAGTCCCCACCCACTCGCCAGAGTCTCATCAATGATATG GTGAGATTCAACCTTCTCCAGTATGTTGTTCCTGAAGTCAAGGAGCTGTACAGCTGGTTGGAGGTGGAGTTCCATCCACTCAAGCTGTGTGGAAGAGTCACCAAT acACTCAACTGGGTGAGGGATCAGGGCGAGAAAGAGACTGACCTGCAGCAGTATGTTCCTCACCTACAGAACAACACTATTCTCCGACTGCTTCAACAG GTGGCTCAGATATACCAGAGCATTGATTTCAGCAGACTGGCCTCTCTCGTGCCGTTTGTGGATGCCTTCCAGCTGGAGCGTTCCATCGTAGATGCTGCTCGCCACTGCGACCTACAG GTGCGCATTGACCATTCGTCCCGAACACTCAGTTTTGGCTCAGACCTGAACTACTCCACTAAAGAAGATTCACCTGTGGGACCGTTCCTGCAGAACATGCCCTCTGAACAGATTCGTAACCAACTCACTGCCATGTCTTCCTCGCTGGCTAAGGCTATCCAGGTCATCAAACCTGCTTCTATTCTG CAAGAGCGGGAGGAGCAGAGCCAGCTGGCCATCGCCGCCTACCTGAAGAACGCCCGTAAGGAGCACCAGCGCATCCTGGCCCGCCGTCAGACCATCGAGGAGAGAAAGGAGCGCCTGGAGAGCCTGAACAttcagagagagaaggaggagctggagcagcgcgAGGCTGAGCTCCAGAAGGTGCGTAAGGCTGAGGAGGAGCGCCTGCGGCAGGAGgccaaggagagagagaaggagcgcATCATGCAGGAGCACGAGCAGATCAAGAAGAAGACAGTGCGTGAGCGGCTGGAGCAGATCAAGAAGACAGAGCTGGGAGCCAAGGCCTTCAAAGACATCGATATTGAG gaTCTGGAGGAACTGGACCCTGACTTCATCATGGCAAAACAGGTGGAGCAGttggagaaggagaagaaggagttGCAGGAGCGCTTAAAGAATCAGGAGAAGAAG aTTGACTATTTCGAAAGAGCCAAGCGACTTGAGGAAATTCCACTGATTAAGAAAGCCTATGAGGAGCAGCGCATCAAAGACATGGAGCTCTGGGAGCTCCAAGAGGAGGAGAGG ATCAGCAATATGCAAGTGGAGCGCGAAAAGGCTCTGGAACACAAGAAGAGGATGTCCAGGATGATGGAGGACAAGGAGAACTTTGTGTCTAAAATTACAGCTGCGCGAAGCTTCATTTAtgag gaaaaactcaagcagttcgaGGAGCGCTTGGTTGAGGAGAGGAAAAAGCGCCTGGAGGACAGGAAAAAACAGCGCAAAGAGGAGCGAAGAAACGCCTTCTACAgccagaaagaggaggaggaacagAGGATCCGAGAAGAACAGCTGAAGAAAG AGCGCGAGGAGCGTGAGCGCCTGGAGcaggaacagagggaggaagaggagcGCGAGTATCAGGAGCGCCTGCGCAAACTGGAGGAGCAGGAGAGGAAGCAGCGAGCCAGGCAGCAGGAAATCGAGGAGCGTGAACGCCgcaaagaggaggagaggagggtgCCGGAGGAGAAGGGCAGCAAA GACTGGGGTGAGAAAGAAGAAAGCAGCAGTGGTGGCGGCGGTGGCGGTGGCGGCGGCGGTGGTGGCGGCGGAGGATGGAGGAGGCGTACAGAAGGCGGCGGGGGCGGCGGCGGGGGCGGCGGCGAGTCAGAGTGGCGACGCCCTGTTGGTGAAGG GAAGGACTGGCGTGGCGAAGGCCGTGAAGAGCCAGAGCACGAGGAGCGTGATACACCCTTCAGGAGAGGAGGCGACGGACCCCGCCGCGGAGGTTCTGACGACAAAGGCCCCCGTCGTGGTTTTGAAGATGATCGAGGTCCGAGgcgtggtggtgatgaagatcgCGGACCACGTCGAGCCTTTGATGATGACCGTGGGCCCAGGCGAGGCTTCGATGATGACCGTGGGCCCAGGCGAGGCTTCGATGATGATCGTGGACCCAGGCGAGGGTTTGATGACGACCGTGGTCCGAGAAGAGGCATGGATGATGACCGTGGACCCAGGAGAGGCTTTGATGACGACCGGGGCCCGAGGCGTGGTATGGATGATGACCGTGGGCCTAGACGTGGCTTTGACGACGATCGTGGTCCTCGCCGTGGCATGGACGAACCCAGAACCCCAAGACGTGGTGCTGATGATGACTGGGGCCCCAGAAGAGGAGGGGATGATGACCGAGGGGGCCGTAGGGGCATGGATGACTCTGGTCCACGCCGTGGTGAAGACGCCAGACCATGGAAACCTTCAGGTAGACCAG GTGGATGGAGAGAGCGGGAGAAGGCCCGTGAAGAGAGCTGGGGTCCTCCCCGTGAATCTGGAGGTCAGGATGAGGATGGCGATCAAGATGGAGATGAGCGCGGTGAGGGGCATTTCAGAGACCGTCGTCCACCCAG GGATGAAGGAGTCTGGAGGAGGGGAGGCACAGAGGAGACCAACAGCTGGCGTGACTCTTCTCGACGCGAGGACTTCGACAGAGAAGATCGCCGCGACCGTCGTGACGTGAGAGACCGGAGAGACGACCGTGACCGAGATCGTGATCGTGAACACAGGCCTCCCCCAAGAGACAATGAAGAAG GAGGGTCTTGGCGCCGTGCAGGAGAAGAACGGCGTGAAGAACGTAAGGAGGACCGAGATACTCCTCCAAAACCCCGGGAACGTGAGCATGAGCGTGATGGTGAAAAGAGTACCTGGCGCACCGACAAGGAAAAAGACAACCCGCGCCGCACCAAGAACGAGACCGATGACGATGGTTGGACCACGGTCCGCCGCTAG